The Coffea arabica cultivar ET-39 chromosome 3c, Coffea Arabica ET-39 HiFi, whole genome shotgun sequence genome contains a region encoding:
- the LOC113734041 gene encoding GDSL esterase/lipase 1-like has product MANSYVQLHFAALFFLASLTIPSNCLPGLYPKAPVALFVFGDSLFDPGNNDFIKTTTTFQANFPPYGETFFKLPTGRFTDGRIIPDFIAEFAKLSLIPPYLQTGYHEFLTNGVNFASGGAGALAETNTGLVIDLKMQFKNFRKAKKHLRLNIGKRAARRVVKNAVYLFGIGSNDYLSPLTNNSSIFKLYAPQDYVAMVVGNITSVVQKIHGEGGRKFGILNLGPLGCLPRLRAANVAAGGNGECVEHVTALAKLHNVLLSQKLQLLQKRLKDFKYSYFDVFTASIATVQNPSKFGFKEVKSACCGSGPFRGYFSCGGKRGMKEYELCDNPKDYLFFDANHPTEAANLQSAEAMWGGTPNITGPYNLQSLFLL; this is encoded by the exons ATGGCAAATTCGTACGTCCAACTTCACTTCGCAGCATTATTCTTCCTTGCAAGTCTTACAATCCCCTCTAATTGCCTTCCTGGCCTTTATCCTAAAGCCCCTGTTGCCCTCTTTGTCTTTGGTGATTCACTTTTTGATCCTGGAAACAATGACTTCATTAAGACAACCACTACTTTCCAGGCAAATTTTCCGCCTTATGGAGAAACATTTTTTAAGCTCCCAACCGGGAGGTTCACTGATGGCCGCATTATCCCTGATTTTATAG CTGAATTTGCAAAATTATCTCTAATTCCACCATACCTGCAAACTGGATATCATGAATTCTTGACTAATGGCGTGAACTTTGCATCTGGTGGTGCTGGTGCTCTTGCTGAAACTAATACCGGATTG GTGATCGACCTTAAAATGCAATTCAAGAACTTtaggaaagctaagaaacattTGAGGTTGAATATAGGTAAAAGAGCCGCAAGACGAGTGGTGAAAAATGCTGTATACTTGTTTGGCATTGGTAGTAATGATTACTTGAGCCCGTTGACTAATAATTCCAGTATATTTAAGTTGTATGCACCACAAGATTATGTGGCAATGGTGGTTGGCAACATTACATCGGTTGTTCAG AAAATTCACGGGGAAGGTGGAAGAAAATTCGGGATTTTAAATTTGGGCCCTTTAGGCTGTTTGCCAAGGCTTAGAGCAGCCAATGTGGCCGCGGGAGGAAATGGAGAGTGCGTGGAACATGTCACAGCTTTGGCTAAATTACACAACGTATTGCTTTCCCAAAAACTCCAGTTGCTACAAAAACGGCTCAAAGATTTTAAGTACTCGTATTTTGACGTCTTCACAGCTTCCATCGCGACAGTACAAAATCCGTCCAAATTCG GTTTTAAGGAAGTGAAGAGTGCTTGCTGTGGTAGCGGGCCATTCCGAGGATATTTTAGCTGCGGAGGAAAGAGAGGAATGAAAGAATACGAGCTATGTGATAATCCCAAAGATTATTTATTTTTCGACGCTAATCATCCAACTGAAGCGGCGAACTTGCAGTCTGCGGAGGCGATGTGGGGAGGGACTCCCAACATAACAGGGCCTTACAATCTCCAGTCGCTGTTTCTGCTTTAA